The window CACCGGCCATTCCGGCTAAAGCCCGAACGATCAGGAGTCCAACAAATGAATCTACCAATCCGTGAAGAAATAAGAAGAAGGAGATGCCTCCGGTTCCAATCAATAAGATTTTTCGGCGTCCGATTTTGTCGGAAAGTGGCCCCATAATAATGGCAAAAAGACCGACCATTACCGCATAAACGGTAACGAGGTTGCCTAATATTTCAAATGGAGTTCCCAATTGTTCACTGATACGGGGAAGGATGGGAGAAATGATCATGACCTGACTACTTGCTGCAAATACAAGTAGCCAGAGGGCAAAAATAATAAGATAGGGATTGCCGTCTTGCTTCTTCGTCATTCTTAATTCTTTCGACCAAGATAGAGTGCAGACTTATAAAAAACAGTAAATAATTTTTTACGTCTTCTCATTGTTTTTAAACCTTCCATTTATGTTTTTGAGTGGCGAGCCGATGATCACAATATCACTTTAAAAAATTCAAATATTCATTTAAGAACAATATTCTTATTTCTAAAAAAAAAGTAGTTTATTGTAACAAATTAGGATATATATCATCATTTAGTAGCAACCCGGTAGAGCATAGTTTTCGTAGTAGAATTAAGAAATACTGGAATTTTGAAATTATATTAAAAACAGACGCATCGTCTTAAGAACCGAGAAGGGTAATTTTTAGCATTATGGGACAATTCAGGCTAAAAGCGATTTCGCAAAAAGGTAAAGTAGTTCAAACTGAATTTGAAGCTGACAATAAAAAAGAAGCTCAACTTAAAGTAGACAGGCTTTCGAAGACTAACGGATTGAAGATTCAATCGGTGGACGAGAAAGTGATGTTTATGTATAAAGTACAGCGACCGGGCAAACCGGTGGTTACGGGTGAGCAGGAAGCCTACAGTAAAGAAGAGTTAGAAAAAGCGCTCGTTAAGCTTGGTTATAAAGTTAAAAGCATCAATAAAAAGCTTTTTGACTTTAAAGGCGGAGTACCCCAGCAGGAAGTTGTTACCTTCATCCGGCTATCTTCTGATTTGCTGCAGCAGCAACTCCCTTATGATGAGATTCTGAACCTGCTGTACGAAGATACCCAGAACAAGCGGATGAAAGAGGTGATTAAAACCATCCAGAAAGACCTGAAGGATGGTAAAGAAGGTTCTGAGGTGTATGGAAAGCATGAAGACGTTTTCGGCAAGTTTGCAGCTTATATGTTAAGTGTTGCCTCAACATCAGGTAATATGGCCCTTGTATTTGAAAGTACAGCCAAGTTCATGGAGCGGGACGCTGAATTTAAGAAGAATATGCGCCGCGCCCTCATGATGCCTGCAGTTACGGTATTGGCTGTAATAGGGGTGGTGCTGTTTTATGTGGGTTATATTTTCCCTGCAACGGCCGAAATGTTCCTGGAAATGGATATTGCACTTCCTCCAATGACGGCCGCTACTCTCGAAATGAGTTACTGGCTCCGGGATAACTGGGTATTAATTGTGCTATCGTTCGTTATACCTATTGGAGGATTTATCTATTTTGTCCGTACACCAAAGGGGCAGTTATTCAAAGATAAATACATTATACATTTGCCCGTTTTGGGTGATTTGTTGCACAAAACAAGTATTGAGATTTTTGCCCGAGTATTTTACACTCTATACAGTGGTTCAGGGCAAAACATCGAAGTTATTAAGGTGGCTTCTGAAGCATGCAGGAACAAATACATGGAAAAGCAGATTAAAGAAGTCGCGATACGAAAAATGTTGAAGGATGGTGCCGGACTTATCGAATCGATGGAGGCTACCGGTGTTTTTACAAATACAGCTTTAAGTAGATTCAGGCTGGGTGCTGAATCGGGTGCTTTAAGGGAAAATGCCAAACAGCTGGCCGAGTACTACGAAATTCAAACCACCTATAAGATGCAGTCGGTAATTGATATGATTAACCTATTTATCAATATGTTTATCATGGTTGCGCTGATTGCTATTACTGTTGTTTCTTCCGAATCAGCCGTAATTCAGCCGAATTCAGGTGTCTAAGAGTTTTAAATGGGAAAAATAAATATACGCAGACATATTGGGGATATCCTTGTAAACAAGGGTATTATCACTAAGGAGCAGTTGCAAAAAGGCTTGTCGATTCTCTCGGAAGAACCCAAAGAGAGTAACCGAAGGCTGGGGCAAATTCTTTCACAGGATCTGGGACTGAACAGGCACCTGATCATGAAGGAAATTGCCAATATCTATGCATTCCGTGAGGTTTTGAAGGATGTGGATGAAATTCCGGGAGAAGTTCTTGATCATATCAAAGAAAACCTGGAAGATCTCCCTAAAGAGATTGTAGATGAACTGGTACACCATAAGGCACTTCCGTATCAGAAAACCAAGAATTCCATTGTAATTGCTGCGGCTGATCCATCTGATCCTAACATTCAAAGCGTACTCAATAAGATTAATTTCAAGCAGACGGAATTAGTCTATTGTAAATACGAGTCGATTGAAGACATCCTGTCAAAAGTTTACGAGCAAAAAAATGAGTTCCTGGACCTGCTCGAAGAAATTGATTATGAAGAACCTGATTTAGATAAGAATCAGGAAGAAATTGACGAAGAAGAGATTGATGCCGAGATCAATCAGAGTATGCTCAATTCCTTGGTGGAAGGGATGTTGGTAGAATCAGTTCGCCAGGGAGTGAGTGATATGCACATTGTGCCGAGTTCACCAACCACCACGGATATCCGGTTCCGTGTGGATGGTAAGTTACAGCTTTGGTACCAGCAGAAGAATGTGAAGCCGGAAGCTATTTCAGCCGTTATTAAAGATAAAACCCGTAATGTTGATCGCTTTGAGCGGGATGCCTCTCAGGATGGATTTATTCAGCGGCAAATTGATGGCGTTGGGATTCGGTACCGGGTTTCCATTATGCCCATTGTTGGTAAGCAATACGACCGGAAGTTTGAATCTATTGTAATACGGGTTTTGGATGATCGAAATGTAATCCGTGACCTGGATAAACTGGGTTTACAGAAGCAAGCGAAAGAAAATTTCATAAAATCGATCCAGAAACCTTCCGGTATCGTAATTATCACGGGACCAACCGGTAGTGGTAAATCAACCACGTTGGTAGCCGCCTTGTATTATGTAATTGATCCGACAAAGAATGTACTTACCGTAGAGGAACCTGTGGAGTATATTATTGAAGGAGCGAGGCAGCTAAAGATTAGTAATCATATGACCTTTGATCAGTCGATCAGGGGTATTCTCCGACATGACCCTGATATTGTACTTGTAGGAGAGATGAGGGATTTAAAGACCGCTGAAATTGCTATTAAACTGGCAAATACCGGTCACTTAACCTTTTCAACCCTTCACACCAATGATGCGCCTAGTGCGATTTCCCGTCTGTTCAAGATGGGGGTTGAGCCGTTTTTGATTGCAAATGCCGTAAACCTGGTAGTTGCCCAGCGTTTGATCAGGCGGTTGTGCAGTAATTGTAAGGAACAATTCACTCCACATCCGGAGACAGCCAAGGGCATTGGTTTCACAGATAAAGAAATTGAAGAATCTACCTTCTACAAAGCGGTAGGATGCGAAAAATGTAATCAAACCGGCTTTAAAGGCCGTGCTGGTATTCACGAGGCGCTTTATTTCTCAAAAGAGATAAAGCAAATGATACTGGATGCCGGTGGCGATATTGATGAAGGAGCTATCAAAGAGCTGGCAATGTCGCAAGGGATGCTTACATTGCGTGGGTCTGGCCGGGAGCGTGTGAAAGAAGGTGTTTCCACGATCGAAGAAATTGTGGCTGCAACTATTGAAGATTAATAAGCGGAAAACTTGAAATTAAATATTAACTTAATGCATATTGCTGTTATGCCAGTAGTAACCATTACAGGGGTTTAGTATGAGTACCGAGATGTCAAATTCCGGCGATGAATTAATGACCGATTACATAAAGAAGTTTTTGAAAGAACCTCCGTTGCTTCTGAAAAACTTCCATTATGAGGACGTTCTGGAGTTCCTTCAGTTAGGGAAGGAAGAAAGGTTTCTATCTGATGAAATTATTTTGAACGAGTCGGAATATGTTAACTCAGCCTATTTAGTAGCCGAAGGAAAAGTATGTATCTGGAAGGATAACATACAGTTAGCTACGTTGGGGGAAGGGAATTTTTTAGGGGAAACCTTCTTATTCAGTAAAAATAATAGAATGGCTAAGGTTACAGCTGAGGGCGATTGTGTAGTGCTAAGATACGAGCGATACGAAGCCCTTAATTTTTTCAGGAAAAAACCCGAAAAGCTGTTTAATATCTTTACAAAAAATATCATCGAAATACAGCAGCGTAAAATAAGTAACATGAACGTTCAATTACTCAACTTAAAGAAGAGGTTACTGAACGATACCAATTGGTAACACTGTAAACATTATTGTACGGCAAATTGATAAATCGCAAGCACATAAGCTTGGATTGTTAGTTTTTTTTAATTTTTTTCGTAACAATAGGCCTTTACAGGTATCCTGTTATTTGTCATCAACAAATTGATTTGGCTTTATTATGGAGGCGGCAACCAAAAAATCCGAAAAGCTATCAGAACTGGTTCAGCCGGTTATTGATCAATTACCCCGAACTTCCAGGGGAATAGATCGCCACGTCCAATTGGGAAATGTGGTTGATAACCTCGGGGACGATCACCGGGAGAGTCTTTCCGATATATTAGACGGCTACCTGAAAAGGATGTTGAAGAACGATGCTTCTGATATCGATTTAGGTGGGCCGGGGTGTGATGGCAGGGTTTGGTACCGCATTTATGGTGACAAAAAGCCCGCAAAAGTACCTGTAAGCTTATCTTTGGATGAAACCAATGTATTATTGCATAACGCTATTCTTCCATCCCAGAGAAAAAAGCTAATAGAAGACAAGAATCTTGACTTTTCTTACTCAATAGAGCTTGGCAACGGCAAACAGCAGCGCTTTCGTGCCGATATGTATTTTGACCTGGAGCATCTTGCGCTGAACATGCGGAAAATTGATAACACCATCAGGCCATTCAAGAACCTGAACGTGCATACAGAAGTAGCCAAAGCACTCAGTTTAAAGTACTATAAGTACGGTTTAACGCTTATTACTGGTATTACGGGTTCC of the Gracilimonas sediminicola genome contains:
- a CDS encoding Crp/Fnr family transcriptional regulator, coding for MSTEMSNSGDELMTDYIKKFLKEPPLLLKNFHYEDVLEFLQLGKEERFLSDEIILNESEYVNSAYLVAEGKVCIWKDNIQLATLGEGNFLGETFLFSKNNRMAKVTAEGDCVVLRYERYEALNFFRKKPEKLFNIFTKNIIEIQQRKISNMNVQLLNLKKRLLNDTNW
- a CDS encoding type II secretion system F family protein, producing the protein MGQFRLKAISQKGKVVQTEFEADNKKEAQLKVDRLSKTNGLKIQSVDEKVMFMYKVQRPGKPVVTGEQEAYSKEELEKALVKLGYKVKSINKKLFDFKGGVPQQEVVTFIRLSSDLLQQQLPYDEILNLLYEDTQNKRMKEVIKTIQKDLKDGKEGSEVYGKHEDVFGKFAAYMLSVASTSGNMALVFESTAKFMERDAEFKKNMRRALMMPAVTVLAVIGVVLFYVGYIFPATAEMFLEMDIALPPMTAATLEMSYWLRDNWVLIVLSFVIPIGGFIYFVRTPKGQLFKDKYIIHLPVLGDLLHKTSIEIFARVFYTLYSGSGQNIEVIKVASEACRNKYMEKQIKEVAIRKMLKDGAGLIESMEATGVFTNTALSRFRLGAESGALRENAKQLAEYYEIQTTYKMQSVIDMINLFINMFIMVALIAITVVSSESAVIQPNSGV
- a CDS encoding GspE/PulE family protein, giving the protein MGKINIRRHIGDILVNKGIITKEQLQKGLSILSEEPKESNRRLGQILSQDLGLNRHLIMKEIANIYAFREVLKDVDEIPGEVLDHIKENLEDLPKEIVDELVHHKALPYQKTKNSIVIAAADPSDPNIQSVLNKINFKQTELVYCKYESIEDILSKVYEQKNEFLDLLEEIDYEEPDLDKNQEEIDEEEIDAEINQSMLNSLVEGMLVESVRQGVSDMHIVPSSPTTTDIRFRVDGKLQLWYQQKNVKPEAISAVIKDKTRNVDRFERDASQDGFIQRQIDGVGIRYRVSIMPIVGKQYDRKFESIVIRVLDDRNVIRDLDKLGLQKQAKENFIKSIQKPSGIVIITGPTGSGKSTTLVAALYYVIDPTKNVLTVEEPVEYIIEGARQLKISNHMTFDQSIRGILRHDPDIVLVGEMRDLKTAEIAIKLANTGHLTFSTLHTNDAPSAISRLFKMGVEPFLIANAVNLVVAQRLIRRLCSNCKEQFTPHPETAKGIGFTDKEIEESTFYKAVGCEKCNQTGFKGRAGIHEALYFSKEIKQMILDAGGDIDEGAIKELAMSQGMLTLRGSGRERVKEGVSTIEEIVAATIED